CCAAAGGTAACTGTAATAGAAGAAAACAAGTTGAGCTAGTCTTGGTAGTTATAATTGAACCATAATGCGAAAGATTTTGAAGAACGAAACTATGCTTCCTTAGTTGCTTGAAGATTGCATGGTGAAATATGCTTGGAAATGATTTTTTTGTTGATTGAGAAAGTTGTGATGAGCAAGATTTaatcttttatttgtttattgtcATATACTCGTCGTTGTTTTGAGTTTTATTACACATTATATTTTCATCTTGTTCATTTTTTGGCATGTTTAAAAATACTCTATCATTAGCTTCTTGCAATACGAGTCAATATGTTTTCCACAACTTGTCTAGTTCTTTATTCACTGATATGTGATACTGCGATTTACAAATTCTTGAGTTCTATTTGAATTAAATCAGTAAAAGTGGCACTAAAACAATTAACTGCTGAACATTTATCGATATATGAATTGGTTTCTTCCGGTTATGGTTCCTGATGAGCAGTGGCTGATGTTGGAATAATTTGATCATCAGTTTTGAATTCTGGGACTACTGCAGCAGTAGCCTGATTTATACCAGCATATGAGATGATCTCAATGACTCCATTGTTGTTACGTTTTAAGGCTTCAGCTTCAGCTACTGTCTTCTCTTTGGCTGTCCCCCATAACATCACGTATAAACCAATAACGATGAATATTGATCCTATTATGCTATCATCATAAAGTAGATGATGTTAGTTCTTGAACGAAATTTAATTGTAATTGAACAGTCATGAGGTAGATTCTAACCTTCCAAGGTGCAGCTCCTCAGGAAGGACAATCGTACCAACTATGGCTACAAAGATAAGTGCTAATGGGTAGAACGATGATACATAGAGAGGCCCTTTTTGTTTTGTGCACCATGCTACTATGGTTACTCCTAATCCTGAAGAAACAATGCCCTGAAACAACTTTAAACCAATTAGAACATACAATACCCTGAGTAACATACTAGTGCCTAGGGGTTTGGTCTAGTGGTAAGGGTGCAACATATGATGCACGGATTTTGCATCCACTAGCCATTGGGGATTTCTCGgttataaagaagaagaaaagagaatcGAGGGACGTACAGAATAAGCAGGAGTGAAAAGTCTCATGTTCCAGCCAAGTTTCCAGGCAGATGAATCCCTTTCCCTTATAAAAGCATAGATTCCTGCTTGAATTGCCCCACAAAAACACATTAAGGCAGTGTTTGAGTACATGGGGTACCTCTGCCTCATCTTACCCTGTTGTCAAGAATATAGTACATTGTATCAAGAAAATGACTGTAGTCCCAAACTGATTTAGAGTATATTTGGTATGACGAGATTCATTTTCGATGAAAAATGACTTCTATCCATAAGTGAGGGAAGTCATTTTCCCATTTTAATCTAAAATGCTTTTCTTGGGAAACAATTTTCCTCGTACCAAACACTAGAAAATGACTTCTCCGTCTTTTTGTgcgcacacacacacacacaccaaATAATGGCAAGAATATTTGACCTGAAAGATCAACCAAGATGCATAAGAAGCACAACTCAAAAATGCAAGCATTGAGCCCCAAATATCACTATGTGCTGTTTGTTGTGCTGTTGTTGCTGTGGCATTAGCATTGTGAAGCAAATGGATATTCATAGATGGTAATGTGATCTTCATTCCTTTATAAAGATTCAGTACCAGTGCTCCTCCAATGCCTAATAAAGTTCCTAACAACTTTGCTTGTCCTGCTAATCTATGGATGTCCAATCTTTCCATCCTGTCAATATCATGCCCAAAACAATTGTTTGATTACACCATCAAATCATATTGAAAAAAGAGAAGGAGCGCCTTGGAGCAACAGAAATGTTTGTAAGTTACCTTAGTAACTCAAACTCACAATCTTAGGATTAAAAATGGAGGGTGTTTATCACTGCGGAATGAATTACTGACCTTATAAGTACAGCCAAAATCAATGTAACTGCAGGAGTGAGGTTAGACATAGCTGATGAAAATGTTGCTGTTGTGAAAATTAAACTCTCTGCATATAAGTTGCTTCCAAGTGCTGCcctgtaaaataaaatataccctAATTATTCCCAAAATTTTGTGTGTTTTAAAGTACttggaatttatttatttatttatatatctttgaataattttttttatcatacaGTAACATAATTGAAAATGATTTCATTTTTTAGCTATGATTCTCACCCCAACAATCCATTGATGACACCTTGTAAGAGTATTGTCCATGTTAATCTTGGTCTTCTTTTTCTGcatgcaaaataaaaaaaattaaaaaaaaggtggTATAAACAAACTGATCTTCAttcaattaataaataaattgctACTTTTATATAGGATTAATGTGAATTGTGACATTATATGTATCGAATTCAAGAATGGTTGCATTCAGGGGGAGCTAGAAGCCGGGTACGTGTATTTAgaagataattaaatatatacaattattAAGTTTAGAATTCAGTTATTGATACTTGAAATCGTTATTATAAATTTCAGAACCCATAATATAAAATCTTGGCTTTGGCTATGGTTGCACCACAACATTGTTTACGTGTCAAATGACACTCTAATTTAAAACAAAATGTCACAATTAACAATTCTAaaattttataacataaaaaaattacaaaatcaaacaaaaattagTTGAAGATTAACCTTTCCATAATGAAAGCAATAGGAACCATGAAAGCAGTAGCAAAAACCAATCTGTAAAAGACCATAGTTTGTACTTTCATTCCATCTGCAACAGCAACTTTGTAGAAAATGTTAACACTTCCAGATGctatttgacttagcaccattAATATCACTGTTTTCATAATTGCCATAATATAAACTTCAATAAGAGAGAATGAAAGTATAATTAATATAGCACAAACTTTTTTGTGCTTATAATTCTTCCTTTCACTCTCTCTTTATTGGTTTAATTAAAATCAATTAACATgctcatgtatatatataaaataaaaatatattcatcaCACTTCATGTTGGTAGAAAAAAGGTTATCACATGTCCCACCTATATATAGTTCACTTCtcttaattattaaaatatcaaatgaactAGGGGTCACTTTCATAAAGTTTGGCCTTAACCTTAATTTAGGTAACTCAACAAtggttaaatattataatatgtcTAGACGTGTAGTTTTGGACCAAACAATTGCATGTGTTAAGTTACATATTTGTAcgtgcattttttttttgtctttatgCATTGTCTTAGAAAAAGTGAGCCACCGGTTCAGGTATAAGATAGGCTTCTCGAGTACGAAATGAGCCACTTCAAATAGATTCATTGTTGTCCCAAGGTCGAGTGTAAAGTCCATTAAAAGAAAAGTATTTGTTGTTATGGGTCGAATTCGAGATTTTTATTGATTAAAGATGATTTAgtctaataataatagtagtttATTATCAGGTCAATCAGTCAGGTTATTTAGAATGAGATCACTGTTTGaacaaattttaaagtgatagATAATAAATTACAATCACAAATAGATCATATTGTTTAcaacaaattttaaagtgatagataataaattacaatcacaaataaaatatgaagaaacatagtaatggggatgcgaccagcatgtgggataggacggctagttgtattagaactgtggcaagggaagtgttgggagtctcgactggtagtcgtagtcggcatcgaggagactggtggtggaatggagaagtgcaagaaaaggtggaagcaaagaagatggcgtacgcaaagttgatagaaagcacagatgaggtggagaagtggacgaatagggaactttataaaatagcgagaaaggaggcgaagtcggcggtttcgacggcaaaaacaacggcttttgaacgcctttatgctgaactagaagagaaatgtggggatagaaaattgttcaggctagccagggcgcgggagagaagggcacgcgatgtggaccaagtgaagtgcattaaggacgagcatggaaaagtattgatagacgagaccctcattaaacagatatggcagtcctatttccataaactcttgaatgaggaaggggacagagactttgtgttgggagatttagaacatacagggaggcgttgcgattttgggtattgcaggagtattaaggtcgaggaggttaagagtgtcgttcgtaggatgcgctggggaagagcaaccggacctgacgagattcctggggaattttggaagagcacgagctcggtaggtttggagtggttgactaggttatttaatgtcatctttaaaatggcaacgatgcccgaagaatggaggtcgagcataatgatccctctatacaaaaacaaaggggatatccagagttgcaacaactatagaggtattaagctactaagccatactatgaaactgtgggaaagagtggtagagatgagggtgaggagagacgtgtctatttcagagaatcagtttggatttatgccgggacgctcaactacagaagccatccatcttatgaggagactggtggagcagcatagggagaggaagagggacttgcatatggtattcatcgacctagaaaaggcttatgataaagtcccaagagaaatactatggacatatttggaggctaaaggtgtacctatggcatacattagggtgatcaaggacatgtacgagggagccaaaaccagggtaaggacagtaggaggggactcagagcactttccagtggtgatggggttgcatcaaggatcagctcttagtccttttttatttgtcttggtgatagatggattgacgcgataaattcaaggtgcggtgccatggtgtatgttttttgcggatgacatagtcctgatcgatgagactcgccgcggagttaacgctaagctggaggattgaagacataccttggagtctaaagggtttaagttgagtaggacaaagacagagtacttagagtgcaagttcagtgagacacctcaggaggttggcgttgaagttaggcttggtgctcaggccatccaaaagagaagtagttgcaagtatcttgggtctatcatgcaaggcagcggggagattgacgatgatgtcacatatcgtattggggtagggtggatgaaatggaggctcgcttccagagtgttatgtgacaagaatgtgccaccaaaacttaagggcaagttctacaaagtggtggttagactggctatgctgtatggggcggagtgttggccagttaagacttctcacattcaaaagatgaaaattactgagatgagaatgctgagatggatgtgtgggcacaccaggagcgacaggattagaaatgaggctattcgggacaaggtaggagtggcctcggtggaagacaagatgcgggaaatgcgactgagatggtatggacatgtgaagaggagagacacagatgccccagtgcggaggtgtgagaggctggccatggatggttacagaagaggtaggggtaggccgaagaagaattggggagaggtgattagacaggacatggcgcagttacagcttacggaggacatgaccttagataggagggtgtggaggacccacattagggtagaaggctagttcatagtctcgttattcttttctattcataggtgtagtagtgcattacgatctcttgcgctttgacttctgatttctgttatttctgttattatttattactttctatgctttgattactcaattttacctgtgacgctttcattatttatttaatcgttatttgttattagtatttagttatttgtatttatttgttacctattcgttatttgtttgttgtttttctcataaagcttttaattttctattcttatctaacattttttttatgcatttatgcttttactgagccgagggtctccaggaaacagtcgtcctaccttggtaggagtaaggtctgcgtacattctaccctcccagaccccatgttgtgggatttcactgggttgttattgttgttgttgttgttgtatgtggGTACAAATTTGTTTGTCCCCTTAATTCTTCTCTTTGAACTTTTTCCATGATTCAAGGATCGTTAGTAGCGTATTTCTCAAACGTAGGATGATTTGGACTTGATCTCCATGAAAGAATTTGtggatcttcttgaagtatTGGATTATCAAGAAGAATCTGACATATCttgatctctttatgaatatcCAAGAGTTTATGGGACATTCAAAATTCTGATGTTTATGAATACCCAAGAGTTTATGGGATATTCGAGATCACTTCTTTGAGAAATACAATATTTGATGTCTTCATGATCTCTTGTGAATACCCAAGattttatgagatttttttAAGAAAGACAATATTTGATGTCTTCATGATCTCTTTGTGAATACTCGAGAGTTATGGGATATTCAACAAGCCATGAAGTAGGGGGTATTTGTAGACATAGAAATTTTGTGAGACTCTACAAGACGTGtcatatttcatttagaatttctTGGAGGCTACTCTACCATAA
This Solanum dulcamara chromosome 1, daSolDulc1.2, whole genome shotgun sequence DNA region includes the following protein-coding sequences:
- the LOC129901278 gene encoding WAT1-related protein At1g68170-like, whose amino-acid sequence is MAIMKTVILMVLSQIASGSVNIFYKVAVADGMKVQTMVFYRLVFATAFMVPIAFIMERKRRPRLTWTILLQGVINGLLGAALGSNLYAESLIFTTATFSSAMSNLTPAVTLILAVLIRMERLDIHRLAGQAKLLGTLLGIGGALVLNLYKGMKITLPSMNIHLLHNANATATTAQQTAHSDIWGSMLAFLSCASYASWLIFQGKMRQRYPMYSNTALMCFCGAIQAGIYAFIRERDSSAWKLGWNMRLFTPAYSGIVSSGLGVTIVAWCTKQKGPLYVSSFYPLALIFVAIVGTIVLPEELHLGSIIGSIFIVIGLYVMLWGTAKEKTVAEAEALKRNNNGVIEIISYAGINQATAAVVPEFKTDDQIIPTSATAHQEP